From a single Cytophagales bacterium WSM2-2 genomic region:
- a CDS encoding hypothetical protein (frameshifted, insertion at around 2621320, deletion at around 2621293), whose amino-acid sequence MKTGVNLLVVDDDEVDRLQLKRALKTCGFDYKLTEYEDTTSLIDFIFEHPFDCIFLDYLLPGDNGLALLKRIREKGVKTPIVIITSQGNESIAVELMKAGASDYIIKNQITGPTLGQVLRNMLRMSQMELEREEAERALKISESRLAEAQRIAKIGNWEFETTNKTIHWSSEVYNIFGVKSDNFIPTLENFQNYIHPEDQGLIMLTSSNAQRGLPFNVDFRIITPDGIKYANTQGYSVLGYDQLPSKIVGTLQDITERKLGEKEITKARELAEHSMKVKEVFLANMSHEIRTPMNAILGFTRLLFETELSKEQKSCIDAIHFSGENLLVIINDILDLSKIGSGKMKLEKCEFRLDELLEGIVSMLKPKGQEKGLQVTAKIDPEVPRSIIGDPVRLNQVLTNLINNAIKFTEKGGVSVEVKIGGKDRDNFLLEFIVSDTGIGIPKEKQSDIFDDFVQATGDTTRKYGGTGLGLSIVKKIVELHQGKISVASVLGAGSVFTVQLSFEKGSSITSTVPTPDRTLGMNESLELLRGVRILLAEDNGVNQLLVRKVLTKTESILDIASNGLEVIERLNVAKYDIILMDVQMPEMDGHEATLHIRNKMPSPVSEIPIIAMTAHAFGSDVNKCMEVGMDDYISKPFKPEDLYSKIIKHLEKPGRVKIIKLNAQDDHSFKIDLSPIHELNGENTGFTDELILLYDKQTSILIEKLLEYVKSRDFEAIKSICPQIKSSYGILRTKELNSVLEETSVLLNVKEVDFLKITQQINIIISLISAITEEIKKNFKKTG is encoded by the coding sequence ATGAAAACGGGAGTGAATTTATTGGTTGTTGATGATGATGAAGTTGACAGACTTCAATTGAAACGCGCACTAAAGACCTGTGGTTTTGATTATAAGTTGACTGAGTATGAAGATACGACTTCGTTGATTGATTTCATTTTTGAGCATCCTTTCGACTGTATCTTTCTCGACTACCTCTTGCCTGGTGATAACGGTTTGGCATTGCTTAAAAGAATAAGAGAAAAGGGAGTTAAGACGCCAATTGTGATTATTACCTCCCAGGGAAATGAAAGTATTGCTGTCGAATTGATGAAAGCGGGGGCATCGGACTATATTATTAAAAATCAGATCACTGGTCCCACGCTTGGCCAGGTACTTCGAAATATGCTCCGCATGAGTCAAATGGAACTGGAGCGCGAAGAGGCAGAAAGAGCTCTTAAAATTAGTGAGTCAAGACTGGCAGAAGCGCAACGTATTGCAAAAATAGGGAACTGGGAGTTTGAAACGACGAACAAAACAATTCATTGGTCCTCGGAGGTCTATAATATTTTCGGGGTTAAGAGCGATAATTTCATTCCAACTCTGGAAAATTTTCAGAATTACATACATCCTGAAGACCAAGGCCTGATTATGCTAACCTCAAGTAATGCACAACGGGGGCTGCCATTTAACGTCGACTTCAGGATCATAACACCTGATGGCATAAAGTATGCGAATACACAGGGATATTCAGTACTGGGATACGATCAACTTCCCTCAAAAATTGTGGGAACACTCCAAGACATCACTGAGAGAAAACTTGGCGAAAAGGAAATCACAAAAGCGAGAGAGCTCGCAGAACATTCGATGAAGGTTAAAGAGGTCTTCTTGGCAAATATGAGTCACGAGATCCGAACGCCCATGAACGCAATCCTTGGTTTCACAAGACTCTTATTTGAAACAGAACTATCGAAAGAGCAGAAAAGCTGCATCGATGCTATTCACTTCTCGGGTGAGAATCTTCTTGTTATTATCAATGATATTCTTGACCTGTCAAAAATAGGATCGGGCAAGATGAAATTAGAGAAATGTGAATTCAGACTTGACGAACTGTTGGAAGGAATCGTATCAATGTTGAAGCCGAAAGGTCAAGAGAAGGGGCTTCAAGTTACTGCAAAAATCGACCCCGAAGTACCACGCTCAATAATAGGCGACCCCGTAAGGCTAAATCAGGTTTTGACTAACTTGATCAACAACGCTATTAAATTCACCGAGAAGGGCGGAGTTTCTGTTGAAGTGAAAATTGGTGGCAAAGACCGTGACAATTTTTTATTGGAATTCATCGTAAGTGATACAGGAATAGGTATTCCAAAAGAAAAACAGTCGGATATTTTTGATGATTTTGTTCAAGCCACTGGCGATACTACCAGAAAATATGGCGGAACTGGCCTGGGCCTCTCGATAGTCAAGAAGATTGTCGAATTGCATCAGGGAAAGATTTCGGTTGCAAGCGTTTTGGGCGCGGGCTCAGTTTTTACTGTACAGCTTTCTTTCGAAAAAGGCAGCAGCATTACGTCTACCGTACCAACACCAGACCGTACACTAGGGATGAATGAATCACTTGAACTGTTACGTGGAGTGCGTATTCTGCTTGCGGAAGATAATGGTGTTAATCAACTACTAGTTAGGAAAGTTCTAACAAAAACCGAATCTATACTGGACATAGCTTCGAATGGCTTGGAGGTTATCGAACGCCTTAACGTAGCGAAATACGATATTATTTTAATGGATGTTCAAATGCCCGAAATGGACGGGCACGAGGCGACACTCCATATCCGTAATAAGATGCCTTCGCCTGTTTCGGAGATACCGATAATCGCGATGACTGCACATGCTTTCGGTTCTGATGTCAACAAATGTATGGAGGTTGGCATGGATGACTACATATCGAAGCCCTTTAAGCCCGAAGACCTTTACTCCAAAATTATTAAGCATTTGGAAAAGCCCGGTAGGGTTAAGATTATCAAGCTTAACGCGCAAGATGATCACAGTTTCAAAATTGATCTTTCTCCGATTCATGAACTGAATGGCGAAAATACCGGGTTTACGGACGAGCTTATACTTTTGTATGATAAGCAAACTTCAATCCTTATTGAAAAGCTGCTGGAATACGTTAAGAGTCGCGATTTCGAGGCAATCAAGTCTATCTGTCCTCAGATCAAGTCATCTTATGGGATTTTGAGAACGAAGGAATTGAATTCGGTCCTTGAGGAAACTTCAGTCTTACTGAACGTGAAGGAAGTGGACTTTCTCAAAATAACACAACAGATTAATATCATTATCTCACTGATATCTGCAATAACAGAAGAAATAAAAAAGAACTTTAAAAAAACAGGGTAA
- a CDS encoding two-component system response regulator — protein sequence MTTLVNILLVEDDEVDIMNVQRAFKKNKINNPLHVARNGLEALEFLTGNKNPLPKIVLLDINMPKMGGIEFLSEVRKLPELKSLSVFVMTTSNEESDKIAAYDLNVAGYILKPLSFEGFSSAVSILNHYWHLCEMPQV from the coding sequence ATGACAACTCTGGTAAATATTCTGTTGGTAGAAGATGATGAAGTTGATATTATGAATGTGCAACGTGCTTTTAAAAAGAATAAGATTAATAATCCGCTCCATGTGGCACGAAATGGATTAGAGGCCTTGGAGTTTCTTACGGGAAATAAAAATCCGTTACCCAAAATTGTATTGCTCGATATCAACATGCCAAAGATGGGGGGCATTGAATTTCTAAGCGAAGTAAGAAAGCTTCCCGAATTAAAATCGTTGAGTGTCTTTGTAATGACTACATCCAACGAAGAAAGTGACAAGATTGCGGCCTACGACCTTAATGTAGCGGGTTATATTCTCAAACCCCTTTCGTTTGAGGGTTTTTCCAGTGCGGTATCCATACTCAATCATTATTGGCATCTGTGCGAAATGCCTCAGGTTTGA